Sequence from the Ochrobactrum sp. Marseille-Q0166 genome:
AGTTGTGCCCGCAGCAGGCGCGACAAATAGCGCGGTGAGAATCTCACCACAAAAAATGGCCGAGCTGGTTTCTGCTGAATGGATTGATGTTTGCCAGTAAGCATATGTTGCCGGAAATACCTGATCGCGATGACGTGATGGATTGAGGTGCTTTTTTGCCCTTTAAAGGTGATAAAACGCTTCATATATTTTAAGAATAGTTCTAAAGTGGATTCGAAGTGAATGCACCCGCTTGGCACATATCCCTGAAATCTCCGGGTTCCGGAGAAGCCTGATGGGGTTGTGACGTAACCAAAAGCAGAGTTTTCCGTGGGTAGGTCCATGAGGAAGGCTTGAGGATGTGCTGAAAGGAATAATCAATGCGTCTTACGCGTCAGACGAATTATGCCATTCGTATGCTTATGTATTGTGCCGCCAATGACGGCAAACTGAGCCGCGTTCCGGAAATTGCCCGCGCTTATGGCGTTTCGGAGCTTTTCCTTTTCAAGATTTTGCAGCCACTCGTTGAAAATGGACTGGTTGAGACTGTTCGTGGCCGTAACGGCGGTGTTCGTCTTGGACGCGCTGCAAAAGATATTTCTCTTTTCGACGTCGTGCGCGTGACTGAAGAAAATTTTGCTATGGCAGAATGCTTCGAGAACGACGCAACAGAATGCCCGCTTGTCGATAGCTGTGGTCTGAACTCCGCACTGCGTGAAGCGCTCAATGCCTTCTTCGGCGTATTGATGAAGTACAGTATCGCTGATCTGGTTAAGGCTCGTCCGAATGTTCGCGTACTGCTCGGTCTTGATGAAGATCTGGAAGTAGAACGCGTCGCCAGCTGATTTGCAGCATGATTGAATAGAAAAAGGCTGAGAAGCGGATAGTATCTCAGCCTAGTATTTTGCTTCAGACTTTTCAAAGCGTCGCGGAATATGCCGATTGTGGCAGCACGAATGGTACCCCCCGTGCAGGCGGCACGCCGACCTTTAGCGAGCATTCGTAAACCCGTTCCAATCTGTCATCAGTCAGCGCATGCTGCGGCGTACCGATCGTATCGAGTCTTCCCTTGTGAATGACAGCGATGCAGTCAGCAAACATGGCAGTCAGATTGAGGTCGTGAAGGATCGCGATAACGCCCCCTCCAGCGGCCGCGAAGTCGCGTGCAATTTCCATAACCGTGATCTGGTGTTTTATGTCGAGGCTTGAAATCGGCTCATCCAGAAAAAGGTAACGCGGTTTTCCATCCACAACTGGCTTCCAAACCTGACAAAGAACGCGTGCAAGCTGCACCCGTTGCTGCTCGCCCCCCGAAAGCTCCTGATAGAGCCTGCCGCTGAAGCCTGCCAAGTCAACTTTCTGCAAGGCAAGATCAGGTAACTTCTCCTGCTCTGCACCCGTTAAGCCGCTGAAACCACCCGTCAAACCGATATGGACGATTTCGCGGACAGTGAAGGGAAACGACAAAGCGCTCGCCTGCGGCAGCACAGCCCGGCGTGCAGCCATGCGCCACGGCTTGATCCCCGCAAAATCTTCACCATCCAGATAAGCAGAACCTGTATAGGAAATATCACCACAAAGCGCGCGCAGCAGTGTCGTCTTGCCCGAACCGTTAGGCCCAACAATTGCTGTCACTTCACCGGGTCGCGCAACAAAATTGATATTATCGATAATCGACTTTTTGCCGATGGAAACGCTTAGGTTTTTAGTTTCGATCATTGCGAGCCTCACAGATCAAGAACGCTGCGCTGTCGCAGCAATATCCAGAGGAAGAATGGAGCGCCACAGACGGCTGTTATGATACCAATCGGCAATTCAGCAGGCGCAACAATGGTGCGGCTTACTGCATCTGCAAGCAGAAGCATAATTGCACCAAGCAATGCTGCGGAAGGTAACAAGTAGCGGTGATCCGGACCAATGCTCAAGCGCAGCATGTGTGGCACCACAATCCCGATAAAGCCGATCCCGCCGGATATTGCGACCGTGGCACCAGTCGCCGCAGCAACAGTTACGATTGCGACGTTTTTGATCCGCTGAACAGGAATACCAAGATGACCGGCTGCTGCTTCGCCCAAAGCAAGCGCGTTCAGGCCGCGCGCCAGAAACGGTGTCGCAATAAGAACAACCACGATGATCGGCCCTGCCGTACCGATCTTTCCCCAAGTAGCACCCGCGAGTGAGCCGAGCCCCCAGAATGTCAAATCACGCAATTGGCGGTCATCTGCAATATACACTAAGGCGCCAGTGGCTGCCCCCGTCAATGCCCCAAGCGCAATACCGGCCAGAAGCATAGTTGCAACGGAAGTGCGCCCTCGCCGCGTCGCAACGCGGTAGAGAATAAGTGTCGTTACAAGGCCACCAAAGAATGCGGCAAGCGGCAGAGCATAAAGACCGAGTAGCAGAAAAACAGGCGCAAACGCTGTTCCGCCCAAGACAATCATCGAAACCGCACCAAGGCTCGCACCAGCAGAAACTCCAACAAGCCCAGGATCAGCAAGTGGATTGCGGAACAACCCCTGCATGACAGCACCTGAAACAGCAAGCGAAGCCCCCACCAGTATTCCCACTATGACGCGCGGCAGGCGGATTTCCATAATAATCAGATGATCGCGCCGAAATGCATCAGCGCTTTCCTGTGTTCCGAATACCAGTTCACGTAGAACGCTCATGACAGAGGCGTCGGAAGCTCCCGCCGTCAGGCTAAACAGTGCCGTTACGCAAAGCGCAACAGCGAGAATTGCGATAGCCAATCGAGCGCGCGCCGAGCGATCTCCGATATGATTATTGGTGGCTTGATCACGCACGGCAAAGCCCCCGGGTTTTGCCACGCGATCTTGGCTGGTCATTTCGATATGTCCTTATTGCGGGTTTCCGCGATATGCCCGCAAGCAATTACACTTATCAGGCATATGTTTTAATTCACAGCCTACTTGCCATAGAGCTTTTCAGACAATTCACGGCTGGCAGCTCCAGTCCGTGGACCAAAGCCAAGCAAATAGAGTGAATCCATCTGAACGATATTGCCGCTGCGCCCCGCAGGAGAATTTGCCAAAGCCCGGTTTTTCAGCAAGTCCTCTTTCTGAACGCTGTCTTTACCAATATCCATGGTAAGGATCAGATCCGGAGCGGCCTTCTCAACGGCCTCATCGGTGAGCTGTTTATAACCTTCAAAAGCGTCGATAGCGTTCACCCCGCCAGCGAGCGTAATGATCCCGTTAGCGCCGGTACCAGTGCCAGATGCCATAATGCGTCCATCGCGCGCAGACATAATGAACAGCACGCGCTTGCGCGGATTTTGGTTTGCTGAAATTTTCTGCGCAGCTTCCAGGTCCCGCGATACATCAGCTGTGAGCGCTTTGGATTTATCTTCCAGACCAAGCGCCTTGCCGACGGCTTCAATCTTGGCAATCACGCCCTCCCCTGTAAACTCTTCAGAGATCATGACAATCGGCACTGAAGCCTTCTTGAGCACATCCAGAGCTTCAGGCGGTCCGCTCCCTTCCGACATCAAGATACCGGTGGGATTTACTGAAAGAACACCCTCAGGCGACAATCGGCGCATATAGCCAATATCGACCAATTCTTGCACCTGCTCTGGATAGGTGCTGGTCTGATCACGGGCGACGAGCTTATCGCCCGCACCAAGTGCAAAAATGATTTCAGTAATAGCACCGCCAACCGACACGAGCCGCGACGTATCGGCGATTTTCTCAACCGTATCGGCTTTTGCTATACCGCCAAAGGCAACGGAAACAGCGACGATTACAAAAGCCGCACTGCGTCCGATGGATGATGAAATGATCGACATGAGTTCTGCCCTTAACATGCCCGCTCCGGAAATGGCGACCACTTCCAGAACGAGCATAACAACATTGACTTGAATTTAGCGCGGTTACGCAGCTTCAGACTGAGGCAAACGGGGCAAACTCTCTGCAATCATACGCCAGTCAGCAAGTTCAGCTTCACCCTCATGACGCTCACCGAAGAACTGGATAATCATCTCACCATTGGAATCATAGGCTTCAAGCGAAGTGACATGACCATCCTTGGTTGGCTTGCGGACAACCCATGCATCCGCAATATGATCCGCGCGCAGGTGCAGGTGGAATGTCGGATCAAGCACGTTGAGCCATGGCCCCATCGTCTTGATTTCAGCAATCTTGCCTGTGTGAATCTGGATGCAGCCACGGCTGCCGACGAAGCACATGATCGGAATTTGCTCCTGAACAACATGGTTCATCATTGCTTCAACAGCCGAGAGATCGACACGCCACGCGAAATCCTTGCCGGCGAGATGCACAGCCTGGTGGCGATCAACACCGAAATCTTTCAGGAGACCGACAAACTGGTGAACATCCGTGAGTGCGCCCCAGCGCTCTCGGAACGCATCGCCATCAATAGTCGAAACATCAGCTTTTTCTGCTTTGGCGGCTACAGGCTTGGTGTCAACCGAAGGAGCCTGATCATCAAGCAACAGTTCAGAAACGAGTTGCTCATAGGCTTCCAGATTAGAATTTGGACGCAGATGGATCTTATGAATAGCCTCACCTGATGCATCAAAGAACTGAAGGCTACGGCGCACATGTTCGCCATCAAGCTTTGCGACGGCAAAACCATGCACCCAGTGCTTCGGAAAAATGCGGAGATCAATTTCCTTGCCGAGGGTCAGCGACGCGTGTGGTCCCCAAATGGTTTTTTCAAAAGGGCCGATCTTTTCGTGCACAGCGCTTTCATTGCGCGTCAGCGCCATCACTTCGCCAAGCGATGGAGCGTGTTTAAGCAACGTTTCAACATCTGCACGAATGCGACGAGCAGAGATGGAGTTGTCAGCTTCTGCACCGGTGTAAGCCGCAATGAAATCGGCCTCTGATATCCCGAGGCTCTGCGCAAAGTCACGTTCACGCATTTTCGGGTTATCTGCCCGTGCCTTGAGTATCTGCTCTGGGGAGGGCTTGGTCTGGGTCGTCATCTGTTGTTTGCCTATTTGTTCAGAATGAGCTTGCCTTGACGGGTGATCTTTAAACGATAGAGAGAGCCGCCGTGCTCTATCGCCACCTCGCGCGAGCCATTAAAGAGCTCACGACTACCGTAGGTAGTGAGTTGACTTTCATAGGATTGGCCAGAAGTGCGTGATTGAACCTGTCCGCCTACCTCAAGGCGGGGCTGGATTTCAGGCGAGCGAGTTGGGACGCGCTCACGCGGTAACCGCACCTGCATGTCGATATGGATTCGCCTGTTCATTTTATTGCCTCTGCACCAGTTATGGAGCCATTTTTGTTAACTACGCGACGCTATCAATTCATTAGTTGACATCGCAAGTCATGTTTAATAATCACTGCCTTACTGGATTAAATGAGTCAAGTTTATTTCTCTTTTTTTCCAACGCAAGCCCGAAGGTTCTCCCTTCCAGCCAGCGCAAAAGCCTCTTTCGGGATGAAGGGGCGCTAACGGATTTTAACGATTGATCTTTTTGCGCTGCGCAGCGCGGGAAATTTCAATTTGGCCTCAGGAGAAACCAAGAGTATGCGGGCGATAAACGGGGAACAGAAGCGGTCATTTCTTGCAAGCACAGGCTTGGCTGTGATCCTTACGACAATAGCATCGAGTGTATACGCTCAACAGCAAAGCGCGGCGACAGACGCGGATGGCGTGCAGTTGAAGCCTATCGTTATTAAAAACAACCGTGCAACAAGCGGCTCTGTATCTGACAGCCCACTCGCCAATGTAATTACGGCTCAGGAAATTCGGCAGAGCAATGTTGATTCCATTAAGGATCTTACAAATACGCTGGAGCCGGGCCTCGCGGTGAGTACGACAACCGGCGGTGTAAACATTCGAGGTTTACAGAATGATCGCGTTCTCACCACCATCGACGGCATTCCTATCCCGTATCTCGATGCAGCAATTCGCGGTGAAGTTAATGGTGGCAGTGCAGACGCCTATGACCTATCTGCCTTATCTACCTTCGATGTATTGTATGGCGCTGACGCCAGCCGCCTTGGGTCAGGTGCGATGGGCGGAGCGATTGCTCTGCAGACACTTGAACCTGAAGATCTGCTCGCTCCGGGAAAAGCCTTCGGCGGCTTGGTAAAGCTCACATATGACGGTTCTGACCGCTCATTTATCAGCTCTGGTGCCGTTGCTCAAAAGGTCCAGAATACTTCTGTTCTTTTTCAAGGATCATATAAGCGCGGTCATGAAATCCGGGGAACCGGTGATATAGGAGGTTACGGACCGGCACGTACTGAAGCAGACCCTCGTGATTATGACCGAAGCAATCTGATGTTCAAGCTGCGTCAGGAGCTTGAGGGTGGTCATACGATCGGCATCACAGCCGAACGAAACCGCTATGACTCAGACACCAACCTGAATTCGGATGCAGGCACAACTTATGACAATCGCGATTACAATCAAAATCGCAAGAATGATCGTGATCGTGTTTCGCTCGATTATCGTTATGAAAGCCAGAATGATGGCCTCGTGAATAATGCGAGAGCCACACTTTATTGGCAGAAAATGACACGGTCCTATGGAACAGATACAATCCGCTTCGGCGCACTGGCGGGTCCCTTCAGCAGACATTATAAGCTTGAAGATGAGCGTTATGGTGCCACTGGATACGCAAATCTCGGATTTGATACGGGAACACTTTCGCACTCCCTGACCGTCGGCGGCGATTTCAGCGTTGGTAAAAATACCCAGTCGTTCACAGGTGACGATGCCTGTATCCGTGGCTCGCAAAACCCGACCTGCAGTTTCCTTCACATCAATCAGGCTGATACACCCGATGTGGATTCATATCGCTTTGGGATGTTCGCAGAAGATCGTATCTCTATCGGCGACACACCTTTTGCTGTGACCCCAGGATTACGCTTTGACTGGTTCAAATATGAGCCGGATTCGATCAGCGGATATGACAACAATACAGATAGCCGCATTTCACCTAAAATCCGCTTCTCATGGCAAGCCACGCCTGCGCTCGAGCTTTTTGCGCAAATTTCAACGACTTACAAAGCACCACAAGTCGACCAACTCTATGTTACCTATTTGTCTGCCGGTTACGCCACCATTGGAAACCCAAACCTTAGCGCTGAAAAAGGCTATGGTATCGACATAGGGGCGAATTTCGGAACCCAGGATTCTGGTGGTAAAATTACAGCTTTCGTTAATCGATATAACGACTTCATCGATACCGTTACGACCCGTACAACTGAATTCCCATTGGGCCTGACAGAATACCGAAATCTCGATAAGGCTCGAATTGCAGGCATCGAATTCAAAGCACACCATAACTTTGTCAACGGCTTTAACGTTCATGGCTCTTTTGCCTACGCGAAGGCTATGAATCTTGATGAAGATATTCCTTTGGCATCAGCATTGCCGTTTAAAGGAGTGTTTGGCGTCGGCTATAACGCAGAAACGTGGGGCGTAGATTCAAGTGTCGTAGCTGCAGCTTACGTCAATCAAACAATTTCGACCCGCGCTGGTACAACAACACGCCGGCTTCCCGGGTATGGAATAGTCAATTTGACAGGCTGGTGGGAACCAACACAACTAAACGGCACTCGATTGCAGGCTGGTGTTTATAATATCTTCGATAAGACCTATTACGACGCCATGAATGTAAACAGCGTAGAAAATGTGACTGAGCGATGGTCCGAAGCAGGACGCTACTTCAAAATTTCGCTCACGCAAAAATTCTAAAATATGTTCGGGAGGTTCGTGCTTCCCGAAAATTAATCGTCGTGTCTGCGAAGTCCGCTCATCTCTGACCGCTGTGGTGGCCTTCATATCCCGAGACGCGACGCGGCGAGTGCGGCCCCTACCACTGCACTCGCCGGAACTTTATAAGGACGGAGCACAATAACTGTGCAATTGTCCTGCGACCATTTTGTAGCCAATCCCTCTTAGCAAGAAAGGATCAGCAATGTTCATCGCAATGAACCGCTTCAAGGTTATCGTTGGCAATGAAGCCGAGTTTGAAACCGTATGGCGCAGTCGTGACTCACAACTCTCCGAACTGCCGGGATTCGAAAGCTTTCATCTTTTGCGCGGCGCAACGAACGAAGACGAAGGCTATACGCTTTTCGCCTCGCACACCGTTTGGAAAACGCGTGAAGATTTCGTCTTCTGGACAAAATCCGAACAGTTCCGAAATGCGCATCGCAATGCGGGTGATCGCAAGCCGCTCTATGCCGGCCCACCCCAGTTTGAAGGATTCGAGGCCGTCGAAGGCATCTGATCGACTTCAAAATTGTGTTTTCCACATGATGCGGCGAAATAGCGCATAAATCAAAAGCGGGGTAAAAACAGCCCCGCTTTTGATCATCTAAAAGTAGAATTTCTTTTTAAAGATGGGCCTTTAACTCATATTTAGAATAATTCTAAGTTATTGATTTTTAGAACGTTTCAAAAACATAAAATTTGACAGAACCACCCCGAAAACGTCATAACATGACTTAAATCGGTGGGTTTTATCAAGACTTATCGAAGTTTACCTTTGATGTTCGGGCCTTTAACCCCTGCAATTGGAGGAACCATTGTTCGGTTCAGAGTTGCGCTATCCGC
This genomic interval carries:
- a CDS encoding TonB-dependent hemoglobin/transferrin/lactoferrin family receptor, yielding MRAINGEQKRSFLASTGLAVILTTIASSVYAQQQSAATDADGVQLKPIVIKNNRATSGSVSDSPLANVITAQEIRQSNVDSIKDLTNTLEPGLAVSTTTGGVNIRGLQNDRVLTTIDGIPIPYLDAAIRGEVNGGSADAYDLSALSTFDVLYGADASRLGSGAMGGAIALQTLEPEDLLAPGKAFGGLVKLTYDGSDRSFISSGAVAQKVQNTSVLFQGSYKRGHEIRGTGDIGGYGPARTEADPRDYDRSNLMFKLRQELEGGHTIGITAERNRYDSDTNLNSDAGTTYDNRDYNQNRKNDRDRVSLDYRYESQNDGLVNNARATLYWQKMTRSYGTDTIRFGALAGPFSRHYKLEDERYGATGYANLGFDTGTLSHSLTVGGDFSVGKNTQSFTGDDACIRGSQNPTCSFLHINQADTPDVDSYRFGMFAEDRISIGDTPFAVTPGLRFDWFKYEPDSISGYDNNTDSRISPKIRFSWQATPALELFAQISTTYKAPQVDQLYVTYLSAGYATIGNPNLSAEKGYGIDIGANFGTQDSGGKITAFVNRYNDFIDTVTTRTTEFPLGLTEYRNLDKARIAGIEFKAHHNFVNGFNVHGSFAYAKAMNLDEDIPLASALPFKGVFGVGYNAETWGVDSSVVAAAYVNQTISTRAGTTTRRLPGYGIVNLTGWWEPTQLNGTRLQAGVYNIFDKTYYDAMNVNSVENVTERWSEAGRYFKISLTQKF
- a CDS encoding heme ABC transporter ATP-binding protein translates to MIETKNLSVSIGKKSIIDNINFVARPGEVTAIVGPNGSGKTTLLRALCGDISYTGSAYLDGEDFAGIKPWRMAARRAVLPQASALSFPFTVREIVHIGLTGGFSGLTGAEQEKLPDLALQKVDLAGFSGRLYQELSGGEQQRVQLARVLCQVWKPVVDGKPRYLFLDEPISSLDIKHQITVMEIARDFAAAGGGVIAILHDLNLTAMFADCIAVIHKGRLDTIGTPQHALTDDRLERVYECSLKVGVPPARGVPFVLPQSAYSATL
- a CDS encoding hemin uptake protein HemP, with the translated sequence MNRRIHIDMQVRLPRERVPTRSPEIQPRLEVGGQVQSRTSGQSYESQLTTYGSRELFNGSREVAIEHGGSLYRLKITRQGKLILNK
- a CDS encoding antibiotic biosynthesis monooxygenase, whose protein sequence is MFIAMNRFKVIVGNEAEFETVWRSRDSQLSELPGFESFHLLRGATNEDEGYTLFASHTVWKTREDFVFWTKSEQFRNAHRNAGDRKPLYAGPPQFEGFEAVEGI
- a CDS encoding ChuX/HutX family heme-like substrate-binding protein, whose product is MTTQTKPSPEQILKARADNPKMRERDFAQSLGISEADFIAAYTGAEADNSISARRIRADVETLLKHAPSLGEVMALTRNESAVHEKIGPFEKTIWGPHASLTLGKEIDLRIFPKHWVHGFAVAKLDGEHVRRSLQFFDASGEAIHKIHLRPNSNLEAYEQLVSELLLDDQAPSVDTKPVAAKAEKADVSTIDGDAFRERWGALTDVHQFVGLLKDFGVDRHQAVHLAGKDFAWRVDLSAVEAMMNHVVQEQIPIMCFVGSRGCIQIHTGKIAEIKTMGPWLNVLDPTFHLHLRADHIADAWVVRKPTKDGHVTSLEAYDSNGEMIIQFFGERHEGEAELADWRMIAESLPRLPQSEAA
- a CDS encoding iron ABC transporter permease, with the translated sequence MTSQDRVAKPGGFAVRDQATNNHIGDRSARARLAIAILAVALCVTALFSLTAGASDASVMSVLRELVFGTQESADAFRRDHLIIMEIRLPRVIVGILVGASLAVSGAVMQGLFRNPLADPGLVGVSAGASLGAVSMIVLGGTAFAPVFLLLGLYALPLAAFFGGLVTTLILYRVATRRGRTSVATMLLAGIALGALTGAATGALVYIADDRQLRDLTFWGLGSLAGATWGKIGTAGPIIVVVLIATPFLARGLNALALGEAAAGHLGIPVQRIKNVAIVTVAAATGATVAISGGIGFIGIVVPHMLRLSIGPDHRYLLPSAALLGAIMLLLADAVSRTIVAPAELPIGIITAVCGAPFFLWILLRQRSVLDL
- a CDS encoding ABC transporter substrate-binding protein, which translates into the protein MLRAELMSIISSSIGRSAAFVIVAVSVAFGGIAKADTVEKIADTSRLVSVGGAITEIIFALGAGDKLVARDQTSTYPEQVQELVDIGYMRRLSPEGVLSVNPTGILMSEGSGPPEALDVLKKASVPIVMISEEFTGEGVIAKIEAVGKALGLEDKSKALTADVSRDLEAAQKISANQNPRKRVLFIMSARDGRIMASGTGTGANGIITLAGGVNAIDAFEGYKQLTDEAVEKAAPDLILTMDIGKDSVQKEDLLKNRALANSPAGRSGNIVQMDSLYLLGFGPRTGAASRELSEKLYGK
- the rirA gene encoding iron-responsive transcriptional regulator RirA is translated as MRLTRQTNYAIRMLMYCAANDGKLSRVPEIARAYGVSELFLFKILQPLVENGLVETVRGRNGGVRLGRAAKDISLFDVVRVTEENFAMAECFENDATECPLVDSCGLNSALREALNAFFGVLMKYSIADLVKARPNVRVLLGLDEDLEVERVAS